From a region of the Alnus glutinosa chromosome 1, dhAlnGlut1.1, whole genome shotgun sequence genome:
- the LOC133881630 gene encoding uncharacterized protein LOC133881630, which produces MTAECYVVVHNIAKRHNVGTLARSATAFGVSELILVGRRDFNAFGSHGSTSHVRFRHFHSLPDARLFLKDKDCDICGVEITDTAMAVNDHPFKKSTAFLLGNEGTGLSAKECEICDFFVYIPQYGCGTASLNVTVAASIVLHHFGVWAGFPERTRDGSKFIVAERPVKQARRNYCSETADAIIEERKSRRENATNGFFDESESSNSASNLLDALFGND; this is translated from the exons ATGACCGCTGAGTGCTATGTGGTGGTGCACAACATAGCGAAACGGCACAACGTGGGCACACTGGCCCGGAGCGCCACGGCCTTCGGCGTCTCCGAACTGATATTAGTCGGCCGCCGGGACTTCAACGCCTTTGGAAGCCACGGCTCCACCTCCCACGTCCGCTTCCGCCACTTCCATTCCCTCCCTGACGCCCGCCTATTCCTCAAG GACAAAGATTGTGATATTTGTGGGGTGGAGATCACAGACACTGCTATGGCTGTCAATGATCATCCTTTCAAGAAAAGCACCGCTTTTCTACTCGGAAACGAG GGAACAGGCCTTTCTGCTAAAGAATGTGAGATATGCgacttttttgtttatatccCACAGTATGGGTGTGGTACTGCTTCGTTGAATGTTACAGTAGCAGCTTCCATTGTATTGCATCATTTTGGAG TTTGGGCAGGCTTCCCTGAGAGAACCCGTGATGGGAGCAAGTTTATTGTGGCTGAGAGACCTGTAAAACAGGCGAGACGAAATTACTGTTCAGAAACAGCTGATGCCATAATTGAAGAGCGCAAATCTAGGAGGGAAAATGCTACTAATGGTTTCTTTGATGAGAGTGAAAGTAGCAATTCAGCCTCTAACCTTCTGGATGCCTTGTTTGGCAATGATTGA
- the LOC133881637 gene encoding pyruvate, phosphate dikinase, chloroplastic, with amino-acid sequence MLARTTPDACNQRLLKGKHVDRIHLLEENLRISQLVNTRCHSSQCVIVSGTKNAKPKRHEPLLRGLPRAQAILTPVSDPTPTAEKRVFTFGKGRSEGNKGMKSLLGGKGANLAEMSSIGLSVPPGLTISTEACQEYQQNVKKLPEGLWEEILEGLETVEKDMGASLGDPSKPLLLSVRSGAAISMPGMMDTVLNLGLNDEVVTGLASKSGERFAYDSYRRFLDMFGDVVLGIPHSLFEEKLEKLKNAKGVKLDTELTALDLKELVEQYKHVYLETKGENFPSDPKQQLQLAVIAVFDSWDSPRAIKYRSINQITGLKGTAVNIQCMVFGNMGNTSGTGVLFTRNPSTGEKKLYGEFLINAQGEDVVAGIRTPEDLDTMKSCMPGAYKELVENCEILERHYKDMMDIEFTVQENRLWMLQCRSGKRTGKGAVKIAVDMVDEGLIDMRSAIKMVEPQHLDQLLHPQFEDPAAYKDKVVANGLPASPGAAVGQIVFGADDAEAWHAQGKSVILVRTETSPEDVGGMHAAVGILTARGGMTSHAAVVARGWGKCCISGCSEIRVNDNEKVVVIGDRVIEEGEWLSLNGSTGEVILGKQPLSPPALSCDLEIFMSWTDKIRRLKVMANADTPEDALTARNNGAQGIGLCRTEHMFFASDERIKAVRKMIMAVTLEQRKAALDSLLPYQRADFEGIFRAMDGLPVTIRLLDPPLHEFLPEGDVQEIVSELTAETGMNEDEVFSRIEMLAEVNPMLGFRGCRLGISYPELTEMQARAIFQAAVSMNNQGVKVLPEIMVPLVGTPQELGHQASLIRSVATKVFSEMGSSLSYKVGTMIEIPRAALVADEIAKEAEFFSFGTNDLTQMTFGYSRDDVGKFLPSYLAQGILQNDPFEVLDQRGVGQLIKIATERGRAARPSLKVGICGEHGGEPSSVAFFAEAGLDYVSCSPFRVPIARLAAAQVAV; translated from the exons ATGCTGGCGAGGACTACGCCGGACGCTTGCAACCAAAGACTGTTGAAGGGGAAGCATGTGGATCGCATTCATCTTCTCGAAGAAAACCTTCGCATTAGCCAACTTGTGAACACGCGCTGCCACAGCTCACAGTGCGTCATCGTGAGTGGGACAAAGAACGCAAAGCCCAAGAGACATGAGCCGCTGCTCCGTGGCCTTCCCCGAGCGCAAGCCATCCTCACGCCGGTGTCGGACCCTACGCCTACTGCCGAAAAG CGGGTATTTACTTTTGGCAAAGGAAGGAGTGAAGGCAACAAGGGCATGAAGTCTTTG TTGGGAGGAAAGGGAGCAAACCTTGCAGAAATGTCGAGCATTGGGTTATCCGTACCACCAGGACTTACCATATCAACGGAAGCATGCCAAGAGTATCAGCAGAATGTAAAGAAGTTACCAGAAGGTTTATGGGAGGAGATATTGGAAGGCTTGGAGACTGTGGAGAAGGACATGGGAGCTTCTCTTGGTGACCCTTCTAAGCCCCTCCTCCTCTCAGTCCGCTCTGGTGCTGCA ATTTCCATGCCTGGCATGATGGACACTGTTCTCAACCTTGGACTCAATGATGAGGTAGTTACTGGTTTGGCATCAAAAAGTGGAGAGCGCTTTGCTTATGATTCGTACAGACGTTTTCTAGACATGTTTGGAGATGTT GTATTGGGAATTCCCCACTCTCTATTCGAGGAGAAGTTAGAAAAGTTGAAGAATGCAAAAGGAGTTAAACTTGACACTGAGCTAACGGCCTTGGATCTCAAAGAGCTGGTGGAACAGTACAAGCATGTTTATCTTGAAACTAAGGGTGAAAATTTTCCTTCAG ATCCGAAACAGCAATTACAGTTGGCTGTTATAGCAGTCTTTGATTCTTGGGATAGCCCAAGGGCCATTAAGTACCGGAGCATCAATCAGATTACTGGATTAAAGGGCACTGCAGTAAACATTCAATGCATGGTGTTCGGAAACATGGGAAACACTTCAGGGACGGGCGTTCTGTTTACTAGGAATCCTAGCACTGGTGAGAAGAAGCTCTATGGGGAGTTTCTGATCAATGCTCAG GGAGAAGATGTAGTTGCTGGAATTAGGACCCCAGAAGACTTGGACACCATGAAAAGTTGCATGCCTGGAGCTTACAAGGAGCTTGTGGAGAACTGTGAAATTTTAGAGCGACATTACAAAGATATGATG GACATCGAATTCACAGTCCAAGAAAATAGGTTATGGATGTTGCAGTGCCGCTCTGGAAAGCGTACTGGTAAAGGTGCAGTAAAGATAGCTGTAGACATGGTTGACGAAGGGCTTATTGATATGCGCTCTGCAATTAAGATGGTGGAGCCGCAGCATCttgatcaacttcttcatccaCAG TTTGAGGATCCAGCTGCTTACAAAGACAAAGTGGTTGCCAACGGCTTGCCAGCATCTCCAGGAGCTGCAGTGGGGCAGATTGTGTTTGGAGCTGATGATGCTGAAGCATGGCATGCACAAGGAAAGAGTGTCATCTTG GTGAGGACAGAGACCAGCCCCGAGGACGTTGGTGGTATGCATGCAGCTGTTGGAATCTTGACAGCAAGAGGTGGCATGACATCTCACGCAGCTGTTGTAGCACGTGGATGGGGAAAGTGTTGTATTTCTGGCTGTTCTGAAATCCGTGTAAATGACAATGAGAAG GTTGTTGTGATTGGAGACAGGGTGATTGAGGAAGGAGAATGGCTCTCGCTCAATGGATCCACAGGTGAAGTGATATTGGGGAAACAGCCACTCTCTCCTCCGGCTTTAAGTTGTGACTTGGAGATCTTTATGTCTTGGACTGATAAAATAAGGCGTCTCAAG GTTATGGCAAATGCTGACACACCTGAAGATGCACTAACGGCAAGAAATAATGGTGCCCAAGGGATTGGCCTCTGCAGGACAGAGCACATG TTCTTTGCTTCAGATGAGAGGATAAAGGCTGTGAGGAAGATGATAATGGCAGTTACATTAGAACAGAGGAAGGCAGCACTGGACTCATTATTACCTTATCAAAGAGCCGACTTCGAAGGAATTTTCCGTGCAATGGATG GCCTTCCAGTAACAATCCGACTATTAGACCCTCCGCTTCATGAGTTTCTTCCAGAAGGTGACGTACAAGAGATTGTAAGTGAGCTAACTGCAGAGACTGGCATGAATGAAGATGAAGTTTTTTCGAGAATTGAGATGTTAGCAGAAGTAAATCCCATGCTTGGTTTCCGAGGCTGCAG GCTAGGGATATCATATCCGGAACTCACTGAAATGCAGGCACGTGCAATCTTTCAGGCTGCTGTCTCAATGAACAACCAGGGTGTCAAAGTTCTTCCAGAGATAATGGTTCCCCTTGTTGGAACACCTCAG GAACTAGGACATCAAGCGAGTTTAATACGAAGTGTTGCGACGAAGGTCTTTTCTGAGATGGGTTCCTCCTTGAGCTATAAGGTGGGGACCATGATTGAAATCCCTAGAGCTGCTCTGGTTGCAGATGAG ATTGCAAAGGAAGCAGAGTTCTTCTCCTTTGGGACCAATGATCTTACACAGATGACCTTTGGTTACAGCAGAGATGATGTTGGCAAGTTTCTCCCTTCTTACCTAGCCCAAGGCATTCTGCAAAATGATCCATTCGAG GTTCTTGATCAAAGAGGTGTCGGTCAGCTCATCAAGATTGCCACTGAAAGGGGTCGTGCAGCTAGGCCTAGCTTAAAG GTTGGAATATGTGGAGAGCATGGTGGGGAGCCTTCTTCCGTTGCCTTCTTTGCAGAGGCTGGACTGGACTATGTTTCATGTTCTCCATTCAG GGTTCCAATTGCTAGGCTTGCAGCTGCTCAAGTTGCCGTCTGA
- the LOC133881615 gene encoding uncharacterized protein LOC133881615 isoform X1, which translates to MVPENFCSDQSSYLLSFLRKKLRHFCTRIRRLIWKRPRPKVIIKRLGKLNSKLQSKEQQGTNKSSIRINGQLGRSASERPIRAATFNVAMFSLAPAVPKAEKRATFNHEEEDYRNTRPKSILKQSPIRTTMCSPEHVSKQKTLSRLKLKVSINLPDNEISLANTKLLSSMEGDEKEESSNMTSRRVHRSGVPVRSPVCFPSSMIISQSTDDYLGSGRSILEVLKEVDADILALQDVKAEEGKGMGPLSDLAGALGMKYVFAESWAPEYGNAVLSKWPIKRWQVQKIANDDDFRNLLKVTIEVPWTGEVDFYCTQLDHLDENWRMKQMNAIIQSTDRPHILAGGLNSLDVSDYSSERWTDIVKYYEKIGKPTPKVEGMKFLKGKGYKDAKDFAGECEPVVILAKGQNGTDVQGTCKYGTRVDYILASADSAYKYVPGSYSVISSKGTSDHHIVKVEIKKVAESAQEIAIRQQRKIKQKVVRISNHCYSRGIWQI; encoded by the exons ATGGTTCCTGAGAATTTTTGCAGTGACCAATCTTCTTACTTGTTAAGCTTCCTCAGAAAGAAGCTCCGGCACTTCTGCACAAGGATACGGCGGCTGATATGGAAGCGCCCCCGGCCAAAAGTTATCATCAAGAGGCTTGGAAAGTTGAACTCTAAACTTCAGTCTAAAGAGCAACAGGGCACCAATAAATCTTCAATTCGTATAAATGGCCAATTGGGTCGTTCTGCATCAGAAAGGCCGATTCGAGCTGCCACATTCAACGTTGCCATGTTCTCCCTGGCACCTGCTGTTCCAAAGGCTGAAAAACGAGCTACCTTTAATCATGAAGAGGAAGATTATAGGAATACTCGTCCCAAGAGTATATTGAAGCAGTCTCCCATACGTACCACGATGTGTAGTCCTGAACATGTCTCTAAGCAGAAGACGCTTTCAAGATTAAAGTTAAAGGTTTCTATCAATCTTCCTGATAATGAGATCTCATTAGCAAATACTAAGCTGCTTAGTTCTATGGAAGGTGATGAGAAAGAGGAATCATCAAACATGACTTCTAGAAGAGTCCATAGAAGTGGAGTTCCAGTGAGGTCTCCTGTGTGCTTTCCTTCCAGTATGATTATCAGTCAAAGTACTGATGATTACTTGGGAAGCGGCAGAAGCATCCTGGAAGTACTCAAAGAGGTGGATGCTGATATATTGGCCTTGCAAGATGTGAAGGCAGAGGAAGGGAAAGGCATGGGGCCTCTATCTGATTTGGCAGGTGCCTTGGGGATGAAATATGTCTTTGCTGAGAGCTGGGCTCCAGAATATGGTAATGCCGTCCTATCAAAATGGCCAATTAAGAGGTGGCAAGTCCAGAAGATTGCTAATGATGATGATTTCAG GAACTTGCTAAAGGTGACAATTGAAGTGCCGTGGACTGGAGAAGTTGACTTCTACTGCACCCAACTCGATCATTTAGATGAGAACTGGAGGATGAAGCAAATGAACGCAATAATTCAATCAACTGATCGCCCCCACATACTGGCAGGGGGTCTTAATTCTCTCGATGTATCAGATTACTCATCAGAGAGATGGACAGACATTGTCAAG TATTATGAGAAGATAGGAAAGCCTACGCCAAAGGTAGAGGGGATGAAGTTTTTGAAGGGGAAAGGCTATAAAGATGCAAAGGACTTTGCAGGTGAATGTGAGCCGGTGGTCATCCTTGCCAAAGGCCAAA ATGGAACAGATGTTCAGGGGACATGCAAGTACGGAACGAGAGTGGATTACATTTTGGCATCAGCAGATTCAGCGTACAAGTATGTTCCGGGTTCATACTCGGTGATTTCATCCAAAGGGACTTCTGATCACCACATTGTGAAGGTTGAAATCAAGAAAGTAGCTGAGAGTGCTCAAGAGATTGCCATTAGACAGCAGAGGAAGATTAAACAGAAGGTTGTAAGAATCTCAAACCACTGTTATTCAAGAGGTATTTGGCAAATCTAA
- the LOC133881615 gene encoding uncharacterized protein LOC133881615 isoform X2 — translation MVPENFCSDQSSYLLSFLRKKLRHFCTRIRRLIWKRPRPKVIIKRLGKLNSKLQSKEQQGTNKSSIRINGQLGRSASERPIRAATFNVAMFSLAPAVPKAEKRATFNHEEEDYRNTRPKSILKQSPIRTTMCSPEHVSKQKTLSRLKLKVSINLPDNEISLANTKLLSSMEGDEKEESSNMTSRRVHRSGVPVRSPVCFPSSMIISQSTDDYLGSGRSILEVLKEVDADILALQDVKAEEGKGMGPLSDLAGALGMKYVFAESWAPEYGNAVLSKWPIKRWQVQKIANDDDFRNLLKVTIEVPWTGEVDFYCTQLDHLDENWRMKQMNAIIQSTDRPHILAGGLNSLDVSDYSSERWTDIVKYYEKIGKPTPKVEGMKFLKGKGYKDAKDFAGECEPVVILAKGQNVQGTCKYGTRVDYILASADSAYKYVPGSYSVISSKGTSDHHIVKVEIKKVAESAQEIAIRQQRKIKQKVVRISNHCYSRGIWQI, via the exons ATGGTTCCTGAGAATTTTTGCAGTGACCAATCTTCTTACTTGTTAAGCTTCCTCAGAAAGAAGCTCCGGCACTTCTGCACAAGGATACGGCGGCTGATATGGAAGCGCCCCCGGCCAAAAGTTATCATCAAGAGGCTTGGAAAGTTGAACTCTAAACTTCAGTCTAAAGAGCAACAGGGCACCAATAAATCTTCAATTCGTATAAATGGCCAATTGGGTCGTTCTGCATCAGAAAGGCCGATTCGAGCTGCCACATTCAACGTTGCCATGTTCTCCCTGGCACCTGCTGTTCCAAAGGCTGAAAAACGAGCTACCTTTAATCATGAAGAGGAAGATTATAGGAATACTCGTCCCAAGAGTATATTGAAGCAGTCTCCCATACGTACCACGATGTGTAGTCCTGAACATGTCTCTAAGCAGAAGACGCTTTCAAGATTAAAGTTAAAGGTTTCTATCAATCTTCCTGATAATGAGATCTCATTAGCAAATACTAAGCTGCTTAGTTCTATGGAAGGTGATGAGAAAGAGGAATCATCAAACATGACTTCTAGAAGAGTCCATAGAAGTGGAGTTCCAGTGAGGTCTCCTGTGTGCTTTCCTTCCAGTATGATTATCAGTCAAAGTACTGATGATTACTTGGGAAGCGGCAGAAGCATCCTGGAAGTACTCAAAGAGGTGGATGCTGATATATTGGCCTTGCAAGATGTGAAGGCAGAGGAAGGGAAAGGCATGGGGCCTCTATCTGATTTGGCAGGTGCCTTGGGGATGAAATATGTCTTTGCTGAGAGCTGGGCTCCAGAATATGGTAATGCCGTCCTATCAAAATGGCCAATTAAGAGGTGGCAAGTCCAGAAGATTGCTAATGATGATGATTTCAG GAACTTGCTAAAGGTGACAATTGAAGTGCCGTGGACTGGAGAAGTTGACTTCTACTGCACCCAACTCGATCATTTAGATGAGAACTGGAGGATGAAGCAAATGAACGCAATAATTCAATCAACTGATCGCCCCCACATACTGGCAGGGGGTCTTAATTCTCTCGATGTATCAGATTACTCATCAGAGAGATGGACAGACATTGTCAAG TATTATGAGAAGATAGGAAAGCCTACGCCAAAGGTAGAGGGGATGAAGTTTTTGAAGGGGAAAGGCTATAAAGATGCAAAGGACTTTGCAGGTGAATGTGAGCCGGTGGTCATCCTTGCCAAAGGCCAAA ATGTTCAGGGGACATGCAAGTACGGAACGAGAGTGGATTACATTTTGGCATCAGCAGATTCAGCGTACAAGTATGTTCCGGGTTCATACTCGGTGATTTCATCCAAAGGGACTTCTGATCACCACATTGTGAAGGTTGAAATCAAGAAAGTAGCTGAGAGTGCTCAAGAGATTGCCATTAGACAGCAGAGGAAGATTAAACAGAAGGTTGTAAGAATCTCAAACCACTGTTATTCAAGAGGTATTTGGCAAATCTAA